From the genome of Populus trichocarpa isolate Nisqually-1 chromosome 15, P.trichocarpa_v4.1, whole genome shotgun sequence, one region includes:
- the LOC7453894 gene encoding probable protein phosphatase 2C 8 isoform X1 — protein sequence MSEGSTNPVTETETSNLKRENPIIIEELNSESKKQKTEAEVLTSEESKRNDSGTEEKKQKQQQIAAEKEFKIEANAAEDKGSRHSMEDAWVVLLDASLDSPPGKLRCAHFAIYDGHGGRLAAEYAQKNLHKNVVSSGLPRELLDVKAAKKAILDGFRKTDESLLQESTSGGWQDGATAVCVWVLGQKVFIANIGDAKAVLARSSIIDGSQNHPDGVSPLKAIVLTREHKAIYPQERARIQKAGGSVSSNGRLQGRLEVSRAFGDRQFKKVGVVATPDIHSFDLTDREHFIILGCDGLWGVFGPSDAVEFVQKLLKEGLTVAAVSRRLVREAVLERRCKDNCTAIIIVFKHG from the exons ATGAGCGAAGGAAGCACAAATCCAGTCACTGAAACAGAGACCTCAAATCTGAAGCGCGAGAACCCAATCATCATCGAGGAATTAAATTCAGagtcaaagaaacaaaaaactgaaGCTGAAGTATTGACGAGTGAAGAAAGCAAGCGAAACGACAGTGGAACAGAAGAGAAGAAGCAGAAACAGCAACAGATTGCGGCGGAGAAGGAGTTTAAGATCGAAGCCAATGCGGCGGAGGATAAAGGATCGAGACACTCCATGGAGGATGCTTGGGTTGTGTTACTAGACGCTAGCTTGGACTCTCCTCCTGGAAAATTgag ATGCGCACATTTTGCAATATATGATGGACATGGAGGGAGGTTAGCAGCTGAGTATGCTCAGAAGAATTTACATAAAAACGTTGTCTCTTCTGGCTTACCACGTGAGTTG TTGGATGTGAAAGCTGCCAAAAAGGCCATTCTTGATG GTTTTCGGAAAACTGATGAGTCTCTCCTTCAAGAAAGTACTTCAG GAGGATGGCAGGATGGTGCTACGGCTGTATGTGTATGGGTATTGGGACAAAAA GTTTTCATTGCTAACATAGGGGATGCAAAAGCAGTTTTAGCCCGATCATCCATTATTGATGGATCACAGAATCACCCAGATGGAGTAAGTCCATTGAAGGCTATTGTTTTGACAAGGGAACACAAAGCCATATATCCACAGGAACGTGCTCGAATACAAAAG GCTGGTGGAAGTGTGAGTTCAAATGGACGATTACAAGGTCGCCTTGAGGTTTCTAGGGCTTTTGGAGACCGCCAATTCAAGAAG GTAGGTGTTGTGGCAACCCCAGATATTCATTCCTTTGACCTCACAGACAGAGAGCACTTTATTATTCTTGGTTGTGATGGCCTATGGGGG GTATTTGGACCAAGTGATGCTGTTGAATTTGTTCAGAAATTATTGAAG GAAGGTTTGACTGTTGCAGCTGTGAGCCGCCGTCTTGTAAGGGAAGCTGTTCTTGAGCGGCGCTGCAAAGATAATTGCACTGCAATCATCATTGTTTTCAAGCACGGTTAA
- the LOC7453894 gene encoding probable protein phosphatase 2C 8 isoform X2, which produces MSEGSTNPVTETETSNLKRENPIIIEELNSESKKQKTEAEVLTSEESKRNDSGTEEKKQKQQQIAAEKEFKIEANAAEDKGSRHSMEDAWVVLLDASLDSPPGKLRCAHFAIYDGHGGRLAAEYAQKNLHKNVVSSGLPRFRKTDESLLQESTSGGWQDGATAVCVWVLGQKVFIANIGDAKAVLARSSIIDGSQNHPDGVSPLKAIVLTREHKAIYPQERARIQKAGGSVSSNGRLQGRLEVSRAFGDRQFKKVGVVATPDIHSFDLTDREHFIILGCDGLWGVFGPSDAVEFVQKLLKEGLTVAAVSRRLVREAVLERRCKDNCTAIIIVFKHG; this is translated from the exons ATGAGCGAAGGAAGCACAAATCCAGTCACTGAAACAGAGACCTCAAATCTGAAGCGCGAGAACCCAATCATCATCGAGGAATTAAATTCAGagtcaaagaaacaaaaaactgaaGCTGAAGTATTGACGAGTGAAGAAAGCAAGCGAAACGACAGTGGAACAGAAGAGAAGAAGCAGAAACAGCAACAGATTGCGGCGGAGAAGGAGTTTAAGATCGAAGCCAATGCGGCGGAGGATAAAGGATCGAGACACTCCATGGAGGATGCTTGGGTTGTGTTACTAGACGCTAGCTTGGACTCTCCTCCTGGAAAATTgag ATGCGCACATTTTGCAATATATGATGGACATGGAGGGAGGTTAGCAGCTGAGTATGCTCAGAAGAATTTACATAAAAACGTTGTCTCTTCTGGCTTACCAC GTTTTCGGAAAACTGATGAGTCTCTCCTTCAAGAAAGTACTTCAG GAGGATGGCAGGATGGTGCTACGGCTGTATGTGTATGGGTATTGGGACAAAAA GTTTTCATTGCTAACATAGGGGATGCAAAAGCAGTTTTAGCCCGATCATCCATTATTGATGGATCACAGAATCACCCAGATGGAGTAAGTCCATTGAAGGCTATTGTTTTGACAAGGGAACACAAAGCCATATATCCACAGGAACGTGCTCGAATACAAAAG GCTGGTGGAAGTGTGAGTTCAAATGGACGATTACAAGGTCGCCTTGAGGTTTCTAGGGCTTTTGGAGACCGCCAATTCAAGAAG GTAGGTGTTGTGGCAACCCCAGATATTCATTCCTTTGACCTCACAGACAGAGAGCACTTTATTATTCTTGGTTGTGATGGCCTATGGGGG GTATTTGGACCAAGTGATGCTGTTGAATTTGTTCAGAAATTATTGAAG GAAGGTTTGACTGTTGCAGCTGTGAGCCGCCGTCTTGTAAGGGAAGCTGTTCTTGAGCGGCGCTGCAAAGATAATTGCACTGCAATCATCATTGTTTTCAAGCACGGTTAA
- the LOC7453893 gene encoding 2-oxoglutarate and iron-dependent oxygenase domain-containing protein CP2 isoform X3 has translation MSGDRRESPPVIGGGNGVVEPEKKPAPVIVPSQRLRLHANKDHMPESYEDLQLDFCPSIFSSLEKYLPPNMLHDSREEKVKFMRDILLKYLPHGERTRAQKHREYRQKIISHYKPLKRELYTMHPVTFFVPSFMKAINDNTEDSLRSIISEPSPGVLTFEMLQPRFCELLVAEVENFEAWVNDTKFRIMRPNTMNKYGAVLDDFGLETMLDKLMDGFIRPISKVFFPDVGGATLDSHHGFVVEYGKDWDVDLGFHVDDSEVTLNVCLGKQFSGGELFFRGTRCDKHVNTGSQPEEIFDYSHIPGRAVLHLGRHRHGARATTSGHRINLLLWCRRFSGRFN, from the exons ATGTCGGGGGATCGCCGGGAATCACCTCCGGTGATCGGAGGAGGAAACGGTGTGGTTGAACCGGAGAAAAAACCAGCTCCAGTGATTGTGCCGAGTCAGAGGCTGAGACTACACGCTAACAAGGATCACATGCCGGAGAGCTATGAAGATCTGCAACTGGATTTTTGTCCTTCGATTTTTAGCTCGCTGGAGAAATACTTGCCGCCGAATATGCTTCATGATAGTAGAGAAGAGAAAGTGAAGTTCATGAGAGATATTCTATTAAAGTATTTGCCACATGGAGAGCGAACCAGA GCTCAGAAACATAGAGAATACAGGCAGAAGATAATATCGCATTATAAG CCTTTGAAAAGAGAGTTATACACAATGCACCCTGTTACTTTCTTTGTCCCCTCCTTCATGAAAGCAATCAATGATAATACAGAGGACAGTCTTAGAAGCATAATATCAGAACCCTCTCCTGGTGTGCTCACATTTGAGATGCTTCAGCCACGCTTTTGTGAATTGCTAGTAGCAGAG GTTGAAAATTTTGAGGCATGGGTTAATGATACAAAATTTCGAATCATGCGACCAAATACGATGAATAAATACGGAGCTGTTCTGGATGATTTTGGCCTTGAAACAATGCTTGACAAGCTTATGGATGGTTTTATCCGTCCTATATCTAAAG ttttttttcctgatgtTGGTGGGGCAACTCTGGATTCTCATCATGGTTTTGTTGTTGAATATGGCAAAGATTGGGATGTTGACTTAG gcTTTCATGTGGATGACTCTGAAGTAACTTTGAATGTTTGCTTGGGTAAGCAATTTTCTGGCGGAGAATTGTTTTTCCGGGGCACAAGGTGTGATAAACATGTAAATACAGGAAGTCAGCCAGAG GAAATATTTGATTACTCTCATATTCCTGGACGAGCTGTGCTTCATCTTGGTCGTCATAGGCATGGTGCTAGGGCCACAACATCTGGTCATAGGATCAATTTACTCCTGTGGTGCAGAAG gTTTTCTGGAAGATTCAATTGA
- the LOC7453893 gene encoding 2-oxoglutarate and iron-dependent oxygenase domain-containing protein CP2 isoform X2 translates to MSGDRRESPPVIGGGNGVVEPEKKPAPVIVPSQRLRLHANKDHMPESYEDLQLDFCPSIFSSLEKYLPPNMLHDSREEKVKFMRDILLKYLPHGERTRAQKHREYRQKIISHYKPLKRELYTMHPVTFFVPSFMKAINDNTEDSLRSIISEPSPGVLTFEMLQPRFCELLVAEVENFEAWVNDTKFRIMRPNTMNKYGAVLDDFGLETMLDKLMDGFIRPISKVFFPDVGGATLDSHHGFVVEYGKDWDVDLGFHVDDSEVTLNVCLGKQFSGGELFFRGTRCDKHVNTGSQPEEIFDYSHIPGRAVLHLGRHRHGARATTSGHRINLLLWCRSLQRDEEISKRFLELVWRVLTREERKATGIHCCY, encoded by the exons ATGTCGGGGGATCGCCGGGAATCACCTCCGGTGATCGGAGGAGGAAACGGTGTGGTTGAACCGGAGAAAAAACCAGCTCCAGTGATTGTGCCGAGTCAGAGGCTGAGACTACACGCTAACAAGGATCACATGCCGGAGAGCTATGAAGATCTGCAACTGGATTTTTGTCCTTCGATTTTTAGCTCGCTGGAGAAATACTTGCCGCCGAATATGCTTCATGATAGTAGAGAAGAGAAAGTGAAGTTCATGAGAGATATTCTATTAAAGTATTTGCCACATGGAGAGCGAACCAGA GCTCAGAAACATAGAGAATACAGGCAGAAGATAATATCGCATTATAAG CCTTTGAAAAGAGAGTTATACACAATGCACCCTGTTACTTTCTTTGTCCCCTCCTTCATGAAAGCAATCAATGATAATACAGAGGACAGTCTTAGAAGCATAATATCAGAACCCTCTCCTGGTGTGCTCACATTTGAGATGCTTCAGCCACGCTTTTGTGAATTGCTAGTAGCAGAG GTTGAAAATTTTGAGGCATGGGTTAATGATACAAAATTTCGAATCATGCGACCAAATACGATGAATAAATACGGAGCTGTTCTGGATGATTTTGGCCTTGAAACAATGCTTGACAAGCTTATGGATGGTTTTATCCGTCCTATATCTAAAG ttttttttcctgatgtTGGTGGGGCAACTCTGGATTCTCATCATGGTTTTGTTGTTGAATATGGCAAAGATTGGGATGTTGACTTAG gcTTTCATGTGGATGACTCTGAAGTAACTTTGAATGTTTGCTTGGGTAAGCAATTTTCTGGCGGAGAATTGTTTTTCCGGGGCACAAGGTGTGATAAACATGTAAATACAGGAAGTCAGCCAGAG GAAATATTTGATTACTCTCATATTCCTGGACGAGCTGTGCTTCATCTTGGTCGTCATAGGCATGGTGCTAGGGCCACAACATCTGGTCATAGGATCAATTTACTCCTGTGGTGCAGAAG TCTTCAGAGAgatgaagaaatatcaaaaagATTTCTCGAATTGGTGTGGAGAGTGCTCacgagagaagaaagaaaggcaACGGGCATCCATTGCTGCTACTAA
- the LOC7453893 gene encoding 2-oxoglutarate and iron-dependent oxygenase domain-containing protein CP2 isoform X1 yields the protein MSGDRRESPPVIGGGNGVVEPEKKPAPVIVPSQRLRLHANKDHMPESYEDLQLDFCPSIFSSLEKYLPPNMLHDSREEKVKFMRDILLKYLPHGERTRAQKHREYRQKIISHYKPLKRELYTMHPVTFFVPSFMKAINDNTEDSLRSIISEPSPGVLTFEMLQPRFCELLVAEVENFEAWVNDTKFRIMRPNTMNKYGAVLDDFGLETMLDKLMDGFIRPISKVFFPDVGGATLDSHHGFVVEYGKDWDVDLGFHVDDSEVTLNVCLGKQFSGGELFFRGTRCDKHVNTGSQPEEIFDYSHIPGRAVLHLGRHRHGARATTSGHRINLLLWCRSSVFREMKKYQKDFSNWCGECSREKKERQRASIAATKSELLRKDGESVV from the exons ATGTCGGGGGATCGCCGGGAATCACCTCCGGTGATCGGAGGAGGAAACGGTGTGGTTGAACCGGAGAAAAAACCAGCTCCAGTGATTGTGCCGAGTCAGAGGCTGAGACTACACGCTAACAAGGATCACATGCCGGAGAGCTATGAAGATCTGCAACTGGATTTTTGTCCTTCGATTTTTAGCTCGCTGGAGAAATACTTGCCGCCGAATATGCTTCATGATAGTAGAGAAGAGAAAGTGAAGTTCATGAGAGATATTCTATTAAAGTATTTGCCACATGGAGAGCGAACCAGA GCTCAGAAACATAGAGAATACAGGCAGAAGATAATATCGCATTATAAG CCTTTGAAAAGAGAGTTATACACAATGCACCCTGTTACTTTCTTTGTCCCCTCCTTCATGAAAGCAATCAATGATAATACAGAGGACAGTCTTAGAAGCATAATATCAGAACCCTCTCCTGGTGTGCTCACATTTGAGATGCTTCAGCCACGCTTTTGTGAATTGCTAGTAGCAGAG GTTGAAAATTTTGAGGCATGGGTTAATGATACAAAATTTCGAATCATGCGACCAAATACGATGAATAAATACGGAGCTGTTCTGGATGATTTTGGCCTTGAAACAATGCTTGACAAGCTTATGGATGGTTTTATCCGTCCTATATCTAAAG ttttttttcctgatgtTGGTGGGGCAACTCTGGATTCTCATCATGGTTTTGTTGTTGAATATGGCAAAGATTGGGATGTTGACTTAG gcTTTCATGTGGATGACTCTGAAGTAACTTTGAATGTTTGCTTGGGTAAGCAATTTTCTGGCGGAGAATTGTTTTTCCGGGGCACAAGGTGTGATAAACATGTAAATACAGGAAGTCAGCCAGAG GAAATATTTGATTACTCTCATATTCCTGGACGAGCTGTGCTTCATCTTGGTCGTCATAGGCATGGTGCTAGGGCCACAACATCTGGTCATAGGATCAATTTACTCCTGTGGTGCAGAAG TTCAGTCTTCAGAGAgatgaagaaatatcaaaaagATTTCTCGAATTGGTGTGGAGAGTGCTCacgagagaagaaagaaaggcaACGGGCATCCATTGCTGCTACTAAATCG GAGTTGCTAAGGAAGGATGGTGAATCCGTAGTGTAA